The Drosophila mauritiana strain mau12 chromosome 2R, ASM438214v1, whole genome shotgun sequence genome has a segment encoding these proteins:
- the LOC117136667 gene encoding tetratricopeptide repeat protein 25 isoform X1, which produces MSNVLNTILAVDKEQELLQSFIRTGAAAEEESQDETNRRSKGRSHKPPIWERRESTDRGGRGAGRDGKQGDDGGAGGGAGGDAAGGKRGNRIEAELRAARKKIEEQIAKKKKPKENFVDFYTDKDRAAAVSAGAFDIKQSLQIKQKQDRNEALLIPDEADISSVIALGLKEIKNANPENAIHFFCKALELNSTDINALISRSKCYLLLGEASKALQDAETALGEDRNNIRAIYQKAESLYYLGQFEQSLMFFHRGLRARPELALFRLGVQKTQEAIENTIGSKPGPPGPTASVPKSGKSRKSGEDTPKSQAAGATGTSARTRQKPSRADLERRNARKLLGELCVDKEYLEKLLLHPDLVRADTHTESISVYAREAVEFLNKRQEFWRQQRPCTALPNHKNLPHDALPKWF; this is translated from the exons ATGTCAAACGTGCTGAACACCATCCTTGCTGTGGACAAGGAGCAGGAATTGCTGCAAAGCTTCATACGAACCGGAGcagcggcggaggaggagtcGCAGGACGAGACCAATCGGCGGTCCAAGGGTCGCTCCCACAAGCCTCCCATCTGGGAGAGGCGTGAGTCCACGGATCGGGGCGGACGCGGTGCTGGACGGGATGGAAAGCAGGGGGATGacggaggagctggaggaggagcaggaggcgACGCTGCGGGCGGCAAGCGTGGCAATCGCATTGAGGCCGAACTCAGGGCCGCACGCAAAAAGATCGAGGAGCAGATcgccaagaagaagaagcccAAGGAGAACTTCGTCGACTTCTACACGGACAAGGATCGGGCGGCAGCGGTCAGCGCTGGAGCATTTGACATCAAGCAGAGTCTCCAGATCAAGCAGAAGCAGGACCGCAACGAGGCACTGCTTATCCCGGACGAGGCGGACATCAGTTCGGTGATCGCACTGGGGCTCAAGGAGATCAAGAATGCCAATCCCGAGAACGCCATACACTTTTTTTGCAAG GCACTCGAGCTGAATAGCACCGACATCAACGCTTTGATATCGCGTAGCAAGTGCTACTTGTTGCTGGGCGAGGCTTCCAAGGCGCTGCAGGATGCGGAGACGGCTCTGGGGGAGGACAGGAACAACATTCGAGCCATCTACCAGAAGGCTGAGTCGCTGTACTACCTCGGGCAGTTCGAGCAGAGCCTGATGTTCTTCCATCGCGGGCTGAGGGCTCGCCCGGAACTGGCTTTGTTTCGCTTGGGCGTGCAGAAAACGCAGGAGGCCATCGAGAACACCATCGGCAGCAAGCCGGGTCCACCAGGACCAACAGCATCTGTTCCCAAGAGCGGAAAGTCGCGGAAGTCCGGCGAGGATACACCAAAATCCCAGGCGGCGGGAGCAACGGGAACCAGTGCCAGGACGCGCCAGAAACCCAGTCGAGCGGATCTGGAACGACGCAACGCCCGCAAGCTGCTGGGCGAACTGTGCGTGGACAAGGAGTACCTGGAGAAGTTGCTACTCCATCCGGATTTGGTCCGCGCGGACACACACACGGAGAGCATCTCCGTCTACGCCCGCGAGGCGGTGGAGTTCCTCAACAAACGGCAGGAGTTCTGGCGCCAACAGCGTCCCTGCACGGCGCTGCCCAATCATAAGAACCTGCCCCATGACGCTCTGCCCAAGTGGTTCTAG
- the LOC117135674 gene encoding synaptojanin-1 produces MAMSKVIRVLEKSIAPSPHSVLLEHRNKSDSILFESHAVALLTQQETDVIRKQYTKVCDAYGCLGALQLNAGESTVLFLVLVTGCVSMGKIGDIEIFRITQTTFVSLQNAAPNEDKISEVRKLLNSGTFYFAHTNASASASGASSYRFDITLCAQRRQQTQETDNRFFWNRMMHIHLMRFGIDCQSWLLQAMCGSVEVRTVYIGAKQARAAIISRLSCERAGTRFNVRGTNDEGYVANFVETEQVIYVDGDVTSYVQTRGSVPLFWEQPGVQVGSHKVKLSRGFETSAAAFDRHMSMMRQRYGYQTVVNLLGSSLVGSKEGEAMLSNEFQRHHGMSAHKDVPHVVFDYHQECRGGNFSALAKLKERIVACGANYGVFHASNGQVLREQFGVVRTNCLDCLDRTNCVQTYLGLDTLGIQLEALKMGGKQQNISRFEEIFRQMWINNGNEVSKIYAGTGAIQGGSKLMDGARSAARTIQNNLLDNSKQEAIDVLLVGSTLSSELADRARILLPSNMLHAPTTVLRELCKRYTEYVRPRMARVAVGTYNVNGGKHFRSIVFKDSLADWLLDCHALARSKALVDVNNPSENVDHPVDIYAIGFEEIVDLNASNIMAASTDNAKLWAEELQKTISRDNDYVLLTYQQLVGVCLYIYIRPEHAPHIRDVAIDCVKTGLGGATGNKGACAIRFVLHGTSMCFVCAHFAAGQSQVTERNADYAEITRKLAFPMGRTLKSHDWVFWCGDFNYRIDMEKDELKECVRNGDLSTVLEFDQLRKEQEAGNVFGEFLEGEITFDPTYKYDLFSDDYDTSEKQRAPAWTDRVLWRRRKALAEGDFAASAWNPGKLIHYGRSELKQSDHRPVIAIIDAEIMEIDQQRRRAVFEQVIRDLGPPDSTIVVHVLESSTTGDEDGPTIYDENVMSALITELSKMGEVTLVRYVEDTMWVTFRDGESALNASSKKSIQVCGLDLILELKSKDWQHLVDSEIELCTTNTIPLCANPLEHAQLLQAITPELPQRPKQPPTRPPARPPMPMSPKNSPRHMPHVGVISIVPKPAKPPMPPQPQSQPLIPSPLQPQAAPPRPPAMDTTPSSKSQSPTELVSASSSTSSSGKTSPTAPAVLSGPPTPPRQMQSKQATPVSTPTRQVGSPKDQIPPDTAYETASNIYEEIQEDVPAPRHPPPAGPPPVIGAPMGPPPPLPNRRGPPPIPNRSGNAPPLPTRPANN; encoded by the exons ATGGCCATGTCCAAGGTGATCCGTGTGCTGGAGAAGTCCATTGCCCCCTCGCCGCACAGCGTATTACTGGAGCATCGGAACAAGAGCGACAGCATCCTGTTCGAGTCCCATGCGGTGGCCCTGCTGACCCAGCAGGAGACGGATGTGATCCGGAAGCAGTACACCAAGGTCTGCGACGCCTACGGATGTCTGGGTGCCCTCCAGCTAAACGCCGGCGAGAGCACCGTGCTGTTCCTGGTGCTGGTAACCGGCTGTGTGTCCATGGGCAAGATCGGCGACATCGAGATCTTCCGGATCACACAAACCACTTTCGTCTCGCTAcaaaatgcagcgcccaacgAGGACAAGATCAGCGAGGTGCGCAAGCTGCTCAACTCGGGCACCTTCTACTTTGCCCACACCAATGCCAGTGCATCGGCATCCGGAGCGTCGTCGTATCGGTTCGATATTACGCTTTGCGCCCAGCGACGACAGCAAACGCAGGAGACGGACAACCGTTTCTTCTGGAACCGCATGATGCACATCCACCTGATGCGCTTCGGTATCGATTGCCAGTCCTGGTTGTTGCAAGCCATGTGCGGCTCTGTAGAGGTGCGCACCGTCTACATCGGTGCCAAACAGGCGCGTGCCGCCATCATCTCCCGGCTGAGCTGCGAACGGGCTGGCACTCGTTTCAATGTCCGCGGTACCAACGATGAGGGCTATGTGGCTAACTTCGTGGAAACCGAGCAAGTGATCTACGTGGACGGCGATGTTACTAGTTACGTGCAGACGCGGGGATCGGTGCCGCTCTTCTGGGAACAGCCTGGCGTCCAGGTTGGCTCGCACAAGGTGAAGCTATCACGAGGATTCGAGACATCGGCCGCTGCCTTTGATCGACACATGAGCATGATGAGGCAACGTTACGGCTACCAGACGGTGGTGAATCTGCTCGGCAGCTCACTTGTCGGCAGCAAGGAGGGCGAGGCCATGCTGAGCAATGAGTTCCAGCGTCATCACGGCATGTCGGCCCACAAGGATGTGCCGCATGTGGTGTTTGACTATCATCAGGAGTGTCGCGGCGGCAATTTCTCGGCACTGGCCAAGCTCAAGGAACGGATCGTGGCCTGCGGGGCTAACTACGGCGTCTTCCACGCGTCCAATGGTCAGGTGTTGCGCGAGCAGTTCGGTGTCGTGCGCACGAATTGCCTAGACTGTTTGGACAGGACAAACTGTGTGCAGACGTATCTCGGGCTTGACACGCTCGGTATCCAGCTAGAGGCTTTGAAAATGGGCGGCAAGCAGCAGAACATTTCGCGGTTTGAGGAGATCTTCCGACAGATGTGGATCAACAACGGAAATGAGGTCAGCAAGATCTACGCCGGCACCGGGGCAATCCAGGGAGGATCAAAATTAATGGATGGTGCACGATCTGCAGCAAGGACAATTCAAAATAACCTACTGGACAACTCAAAGCAG GAAGCCATTGATGTGCTGCTAGTCGGGTCCACGCTTAGCTCGGAGCTTGCGGATCGGGCTCGCATCCTACTGCCCTCCAACATGTTGCATGCACCTACCACTGTGTTGAGAGAGCTATGCAAGCGCTACACTGAATATGTGCGTCCTCGAATGGCACGTGTAGCCGTTGGTACTTATAACGTCAACGGCGGCAAGCACTTCCGCAGCATTGTGTTCAAGGATTCGCTGGCCGATTGGCTGCTCGACTGCCATGCCCTTGCCCGCTCCAAGGCGCTTGTAGATGTGAACAATCCGTCGGAGAACGTCGATCATCCGGTGGATATCTACGCCATTGGTTTCGAGGAAATTGTGGATCTGAATGCTTCCAACATAATGGCGGCCAGCACCGACAATGCCAAGTTGTGGGCCGAGGAGCTGCAGAAAACGATCTCGCGGGACAATGACTACGTGCTGCTCACATACCAGCAACTGGTGGGCGTGTGCCTATACATCTACATCCGACCGGAGCACGCGCCGCACATCCGGGACGTGGCCATCGACTGTGTTAAGACAGGATTGGGTGGTGCCACTGGCAATAAGGGTGCCTGTGCCATTCGATTTGTGCTTCATGGCACTTCCATGTGCTTCGTGTGTGCCCACTTTGCAGCCGGGCAGTCACAGGTGACTGAAAGGAACGCTGACTACGCGGAGATCACCCGGAAGCTGGCCTTCCCGATGGGCAGGACGCTAAAATCACACGACTGGGTATTTTGGTGCGGCGACTTCAACTATCGCATCGACATGGAGAAGGACGAATTAAAGGAGTGCGTACGTAATGGAGATCTCTCAACCGTCCTTGAGTTCGATCAATTGCGCAAGGAGCAGGAGGCGGGCAATGTGTTTGGCGAATTTCTCGAGGGAGAGATCACATTCGACCCGACGTACAAGTATGATTTGTTCAGCGACGACTACGACACCTCGGAGAAACAGCGTGCGCCCGCCTGGACAGATCGCGTTCTCTGGCGTCGGAGGAAGGCGCTGGCCGAGGGCGACTTTGCTGCCTCAGCCTGGAATCCCGGTAAACTGATTCACTACGGACGCTCGGAACTAAAGCAGAGTGATCATAGACCCGTGATTGCTATTATTGATGCTGAGATAATGGAGATCGATCAGCAGCGGAGACGTGCTGTGTTCGAGCAGGTTATCCGAGATCTGGGTCCGCCGGACTCCACGATTGTGGTACATGTGTTGGAGTCTTCGACAACTGGAGATGAGGATGGACCAACCATCTACGACGAGAATGTGATGTCAGCCCTGATTACCGAGCTGTCCAAGATGGGAGAGGTCACTTTGGTGCGCTATGTGGAGGACACTATGTGGGTCACATTTCGGGATGGAGAATCGGCTTTAAATGCGTCTTCTAAAAAAAGTATTCAAGTATGCGGATTGGATCTTATCCTGGAGCTGAAGTCAAAGGACTGGCAGCATCTGGTGGACAGCGAGATAGAGCTATGCACCACGAACACCATACCGCTGTGCGCTAATCCTCTAGAGCATGCACAACTCCTGCAGGCCATTACGCCGGAGTTGCCCCAGCGGCCCAAGCAGCCGCCCACACGTCCCCCAGCCCGCCCCCCAATGCCTATGTCGCCAAAGAACTCACCACGCCACATGCCCCACGTCGGGGTCATCAGCATTGTGCCCAAGCCGGCTAAGCCACCGATGCCACCGCAACCGCAATCTCAACCTCTTATTCCGTCGCCGCTTCAGCCACAGGCGGCGCCGCCTCGTCCGCCGGCAATGGACACCACGCCATCCTCCAAATCGCAATCGCCAACGGAACTTGTGTCCGCTAGTTCTTCGACGTCCTCCTCGGGAAAGACTTCGCCCACGGCTCCAGCTGTGCTCTCCGGTCCGCCGACACCGCCGCGCCAAATGCAGAGCAAGCAGGCCACACCCGTCTCGACGCCTACGCGCCAAGTCGGTTCGCCCAAGGATCAGATTCCACCTGATACCGCCTACGAAACCGCCAGTAATATTTACGAGGAGATCCAGGAGGATGTGCCTGCGCCACGCCATCCGCCACCGGCTGGACCGCCGCCAGTGATAGGAGCACCGATGGGCCCGCCGCCACCGCTACCGAATCGCAGGGGCCCACCACCCATACCAAATAGGAGCGGCAATGCTCCACCGCTGCCCACGCGACCCGCCAACAACTGA
- the LOC117136667 gene encoding tetratricopeptide repeat protein 25 isoform X2 codes for MPRKKPKVDTLEEIETNIKLLCDQSNNHMKVRAYEKALFGYNQALELNSTDINALISRSKCYLLLGEASKALQDAETALGEDRNNIRAIYQKAESLYYLGQFEQSLMFFHRGLRARPELALFRLGVQKTQEAIENTIGSKPGPPGPTASVPKSGKSRKSGEDTPKSQAAGATGTSARTRQKPSRADLERRNARKLLGELCVDKEYLEKLLLHPDLVRADTHTESISVYAREAVEFLNKRQEFWRQQRPCTALPNHKNLPHDALPKWF; via the exons ATGCCGCGCAAGAAACCGAAGGTGGATACTCTCGAGGAGATCGAGACCAATATTAAGCTGCTATGCGATCAATCCAATAACCACATGAAGGTTCGGGCCTACGAGAAGGCTCTGTTTGGCTACAATCAG GCACTCGAGCTGAATAGCACCGACATCAACGCTTTGATATCGCGTAGCAAGTGCTACTTGTTGCTGGGCGAGGCTTCCAAGGCGCTGCAGGATGCGGAGACGGCTCTGGGGGAGGACAGGAACAACATTCGAGCCATCTACCAGAAGGCTGAGTCGCTGTACTACCTCGGGCAGTTCGAGCAGAGCCTGATGTTCTTCCATCGCGGGCTGAGGGCTCGCCCGGAACTGGCTTTGTTTCGCTTGGGCGTGCAGAAAACGCAGGAGGCCATCGAGAACACCATCGGCAGCAAGCCGGGTCCACCAGGACCAACAGCATCTGTTCCCAAGAGCGGAAAGTCGCGGAAGTCCGGCGAGGATACACCAAAATCCCAGGCGGCGGGAGCAACGGGAACCAGTGCCAGGACGCGCCAGAAACCCAGTCGAGCGGATCTGGAACGACGCAACGCCCGCAAGCTGCTGGGCGAACTGTGCGTGGACAAGGAGTACCTGGAGAAGTTGCTACTCCATCCGGATTTGGTCCGCGCGGACACACACACGGAGAGCATCTCCGTCTACGCCCGCGAGGCGGTGGAGTTCCTCAACAAACGGCAGGAGTTCTGGCGCCAACAGCGTCCCTGCACGGCGCTGCCCAATCATAAGAACCTGCCCCATGACGCTCTGCCCAAGTGGTTCTAG